The genomic DNA TGTTGCATAGTGATGTTTTTGTAAAGTTTAACATTACCCTTAGTTTTATCTAAAATTATATATGATAGAAGGTGATTGTTGAATAACACCGCCACCTTTATTTACTAACTATCATCTTTGTTTCCTACTTGATCTGGCATGACATAAGGTGTCTTAATATTTAACATGACAATATCAAGCAAACTTAAAGAAAATCACTAAGAACGTAACCTATTACAACGTGATTTTGCACGAATGACAAGGCTGCGTCCTAATACAATCAGCCATCTATGTTCAGACAATGTGGACAGGGTATATCTATCAACATTAGAAACGGTATGCAAAGTGTTAGACATAGACATTCAGGAGTTAATCGAGGTGGAGTAGCCTCTCGTCCTAGTAATCGTTCTATGTACGTAAAAGTTGCGAAAATATTTATATAACAGGGATAAAGCGAAGGTAAGGTATTGAAGAATAGAAATGGTGGTAACTGATGATTTAATGATTATTTTCATAAGATAGAATACATTAAATAGGGCATACGTTTTAATGTGGTTGTACGCACTAAATAATTTGATGAACCATTATATAGGGCTTACATTGGTTATCCCTATTCTGTAAATAACAAGCGGTTTATTCGGTACTAGGTTACCTAAAATAATTTTCACAAAAATTAATGAGGGCAGCCTGTTAATTAAACAAGCCACCCTCTAGTTATCATTGCATATTCTTTACATAATTCTCTAACAATAAATCAAAGTTAGGAAAATCATCGTTTATTTCCTTTTGTTCATAAAGCTTTGTATCTCCTGTACTGAAGTCTATTACTTCAATATCTATTTTTTTTGAACTCCAAACAGTAATTCTTCCCATAGAACTATCTGATACATGGTCAACTCTTAAGCTAGGGTCAGGTGAGCCTTCAACAGAATGAGTTAAATCATCTAACTTAATACCTAACCCCTCAAGTTTTTTCTTGTTTTGAGATACCCATTCCTTTAGTAGTGTTAACATTTTACTTCACCCTTATCGTTCGTATATTAGTAGCGGGTGGCATTTGTGGTATTGGTAGACCTTTTTTACCTGCTAAACGCCCTTCTAAACTGTTTGGTCCTAAAATTTTTGCCCATCCTTCATTAGTTGGCTTTAAAGAAGATAATGGAACTTCAAATTCAGCGTACACACTTCCTGGTTTTGCTTGTTTTCCAAAAGCACTTGGATTAGAAGGGTGAGCTACATGGGTAGTACCAGAATAACTTTCTTGTACTTTGCCTGTTTTAGTCATTTTTGAAAGTTCATCTTCTGACATCCATCTACCAACTGTAGTTTTACCTTCTCCTATACCCTTATTACTAACCTTCTTCGTTCGCGAAGACCTGTAAGATACGGATTTCATCTTCCGCAGCATGTTGCCGGCATAGGATTTTCCGTATTTCACGGCTTTGTAGGAGTAGCTTCCCGGGACGAACGGGACAAAGGTAGCTGCTAGATCCCAGGCCAGATAACCGGCATTTTTCCAGGACGGCTTTTTCGCAAATCGCACCGCACTGACGACGGTACTCGCGATGTCGAGTAACGTATCGAAGAAGTTCCCATTCGCATCCGTAAAGGTGGACGGATTGTTCCCCGCATACACATACAGATTGTGACTCGGAACATCATCTCGTGTTAAGAACCTTCCTGTTTCAGGATTATAGTATCGCTGCTTCAGATAATAGAATCCCGTTTCCTCATCGTAAACATCACCAGCATACCGGAATGGGTTTTCATCCTTTAAATATTTCCATTAGTCTTAGCTTTTCCCCAAATATCAAAAACCTCCTCCTACAATTATTACAACGGCGTCTCAATGGGAAATCTAAATTAGTTAGAGCCTCATTATCTTCACTAATTTAAATATCCTCCAATACTCAAAAGCCCCCTTTAACACAAGCTCTTAAATCAAAAAGATGTCCCATAAGCTAGTCTTTCGGGACATCCTAGTTTCACCATGAATTTGTTTAGTTGTTTTTTTCAAGCTCATGTGAATATCTTATCTTTACAGCATCGTGCCCAAAAACTCCATATGGTTGTGAATCTCCTCTTTTTTCTGCGGTAGTCACAATTGAATGAGCATCTTCGTCTTCTTTCATAAAATATTCCCCAGGTACAAGGAGTATTTGATTAGGATTAAAGGCATCTTTTTTCCAAAAGTATGGAAGGATCACTTCTGTTTCTATGGGTATATTACCTACTACATTCCATTCTCCTTTACGTAAACCATGGTTTGAACACCATATTGATAATATCGTCTCCTTCTCTTTTAATTCATTAAGTGTATATTTTTTTGAAGGGATTATATTATAAAATTCACAAAATATTATTGGATAATCAATAATTAGTATTCTCCCATAACCAATTTTGTTGATTTCTATAGGAATTTCAAAAACATCTCCAACATTATTTTTAAATTTCGACATTAACTCACCTCAATCTAATAACTTTGTTCCCCTCATCCAAATAATGTGATTTCCTTGGATTTAGGGGACTTATAGGATTAATTTTATTTAATAGATTTTCTTTACCACCATTGTTTCTATACAAAATATGCTCTATCCCTCTAGCTTGAGAGTAGTTTGAACCTTGTTTAACAGGATTAAATACTAAATCACTTTTCCCTTCAGTTCTATCTATGTATGTGGATCTATTTGTTTATTTTCTCCCCTAATATTGGTGCAATTTGACCAAAATCTTCTACTGAATATCCGAAAGATTTTAATTGAGACTCAATTAATTCTAATACATCATAATATGAAAAATTTGCACCTAATCTGTAGTTTTTTTCTTCTAACCGTTCATCTTTAGTTGGTAACAATGAATGATTATACTTTTCTTGTATTTCATATATTAAATCAATTAAAAAGTTTTTCATCTCATTTTGCATGTAATCATCCCCTTATTTTATTCTTAAGATTCCTTCAATTATTTGTTTTTTCCCATTTGTTGTTGTGCATCAGATCGAACTTCTGTCCACAAACCCTTAAATGGAAAATCCGGATAGACCAACCGCCATTCTTGATTACATTCTGAACATTTATACCATTTCTCTTGTTAGATGTTACTTCCCCCATATTTACTTTCCACAGGAATTTCAACTAAATCCGAATCATTTCAAGATTAGCAATATAACTTAAAAACCTTTCAAATTCATTTATTGAATGAAATCCATTAAGTTTATCTAATACGTTACAAATACACTCTATTTTACTCTCCAGAAGGGTCAACCTCCCTTTTCTATACTTGATTACCGCTACCAAATCCCCTCTTATGGGGACTGCTACACCTTCAAAAACTCCAACACCTTTTGGACTTTAATTTAAGATTTCACTTTATTACTCTAATTCATAAAGATATCTCAAAAAATCATTAAAGGATTCTCCGCATACTTCGACCATGTCTATTGACATACCAATAAAAGGAACTTTGACGAAAAATATATCTTCTTTTCTATAATTAATACAGTAAGCGGTATCTCCACCATCAGAACCTATTATTAATAAACCCGAAGCAAATTCCTCAACATCGTATGCTTGATTAAGTTTATTAATATCTTCAATTTTCCATAAAATTAAATATGATGATCCGACTGAACCTTCTCCACCATTAGCAGTTATCATAAAATTTGCATAATCTGTTGGTAATATTTTGGTTGCTTGCTTTTCAAAGTCATTAATCACAGATAATGACGTAGGCTCATTTTTATCAAACTCTAATAGAAATTCTTCCATATCATTTCCTCCCTATTTCATCCGTTGTATGTTTCTTTGAAGACTATTCCAATACTTTGTGAACTCACCAGGTTGTTTAGGTGTTAATGGTATTTTGTTTGATAAGTCAGTTGGACTACCCCGAATTTTACAGGTTGAATTTTATGTATATGTTTACCTTTTAGAGATGGATTTGCTCTGTGTATAGAAGCATAAGCATTGTTTGCAGTTTTTCTAGCAGTTATTTTAGTACTATTTGTAATATTATTTTCCACTCGATCGTAGAATCCTCTATTTAGGAGTTAATCGAAGTGGAGTAGTCCTCTTGCACAAGTAATCGTTCTATGTACGTAAAAGTTGCTAAAAAATTAAAAAGGCAAGGAGAAAACAAAGGTAGGGGATTTAAAGGTGAGAATGATGGTAACTGACGATTTTCAGATTATTTACATAGAATAAAATTCATTAAATAGGGTATACGATTTAAAGGTGTTATACGTACAATTTAATTTGTTAATACATCATATAGGACTTACAAAGGTTAGCGTTATTCTCTGTATGGATAACGCTTTATTCGACATTCCGTACTATAAAAAAGACGGTTATCTTCAACTGATAACCGCCCCATAAATGAATATTAAATATCTATATCATCAAAAACCTCTTCTAATGTCATACCTTGTATTATTCCTAAACGAAATAAATCATCCACAGACTTAAAGGACTGGGAATATCCATCTTGCTCTCTTGTCAAAAAGTATCCATTTTCATTTTGACTAATCCAAAAACTTTTGTCTTTAACATAAAATTGAAATTCTTCACCCATCAAAATTCTATCCTTAAACTCTTTTAATTCCATATCAAACACCTATTTCCTTCTGAAACTTCCAGACCTATCCCATTCAAAAATGTGCTCATGAGGCCATTCTGGATGTGATTTCGGATTTCCATGGTTTGTGAAGTCAACATCTCTTAAAGCCCTTCCTTCAATATCATGATACCTTCTTGTTTTTATTTGACCTGTTTTTTTATCTAAAATGTCAACCGAACTACTTGGAATACCTTTATTAGGATTAGGAACTGATGTCGTAGTGGTATGGTTTGGCATTGGAGTGATATCATATTCATTACCTTTATTAGATTTAACTAGATCTTTACCCTTACCCTTAACACTACAGTTATGCACCCAGATACCGAGGTTCGATACGAAGTAGGAGTGATAGTCTGCGACCTCAAAGTTATAGACCGTCGCTTGCCTTGGTTCTTTTTCGATCTTTTCGATAGCGAGTTGAGTTCCGTCACTCGAATGCAGCAAATCCCCTACATTCAAGTCTTTGACAAGCGTCCATCCGATTCCTTCCAACCAGAATGGATGTTCAGCCGTTACCTCGATGATTTCGTCCCCAATGTGGATGTAATAGATCTCATCAGCCTGTTTCTGGAATAATCCGACTACATCTTTGTAGGCCACTTCGCCCGTTTTGTCCGATTTGGCAAGGACCTTATCCCCTACCTTGATCTCGTCGATCGGCTTCTCACCTTGATCGGTTAATACTTTGGTTCCGGCTGTAAAACAGTTACATGCTTTCCCTTTACTCGCCTTCCGCGAAGACCTGTAAGATACGGATTTCATCTTCCGCAGCATGTTGCCGGCATAGGATTTTCCGTATTTCACGGCTTTGTAGGAGTAGCTTCCCGGGACGAACGGGACAAAGGTAGCTGCTAGATCCCAGGCCAGATAACCGGCGTTTTTCCAGGACGGCTTTTTCGCAAATCGTACCGCACTGACGACGGTACTCGCGATGTCAAGTAACGTATCGAAGAAGTTCCCATTCGCATCCGTAAAGGTGGAGGGATTGTTCCCCGCATACACATACAGATTGTGACTCGGAACATCATCTCGTGTTAAGAACCTTCCTGTTTCAGGATTATAGTATCGCTGCTTCAGATAATAGAATCCGGTTTCCTCATCGTAAACATCACCAGCATACCGGAATGGGTTTTCATCCTTTAAATATTTTCCATTTCCGAGCTTGACGCTTCCTGTTTTAGATAAAATATTCCCCCAGGCATCATACTCATATTCTACAACAAGAGTACCATTCGTATCACGAAGTCCCAACACATCCCCACGATGATTCATGACAAATTCATAGGTTTTAGGACTTGTCCCTGTATGATCAGTCATTGAAACGAGTCGGTTTGTCGAGGTACGTGTAAAACTATATTTCAGGTTGTTATTCTCATCCGTAATGTAAGATAACTCACCAGCCATATAGTAGTAATATTCTGTTTTTTGACTGGTTACTTTCTTAGTACGGAGTCCTTCGTAGTCATATTCGTATTCAGAGACGACACTTGAAGCGCCATTCTCTACTCGTACGAGCTGATCCTCTACATCATAAAAGTACTGATACTTCGCATCTGATTTAAGGTTACCATTGGCATCATGAGTCGTGTTCGAACCATTGATTGAAGTTAACTGATTAGCAGTATCATAGGTATAAGTGATCGTAGAATTATTTTTAGTCATGGACGTACGGTTACCCATCACATCATAACTATATGATATTTCGTTTGTTATTGTACCGTTTTGATCTTTATGGACTTCTTTAGTGAGTCTGTTCCCTACGTCATATGTGTATTCATCTTTACTGCCATCATAATGATTTATGGAAATCAAATTCCCATTTGCATCATACGAGAAGGTGTCATGTATCTTCACATTCCCATCAACGATTTGGATGGCTTTTTCCATAAACCCAGATTCAGTATATTTATACTCAGTTTCACTCGTTTTCCCATTTTTTAATTGTGTTTCGATTTTGGAAATTCGACCGCTTTCGTCATACATCATTAATAGTGTTTCCCCGTTAGCACCCTGTGTGCTAGAAGGCATCCCACTATCATAATAATCATGAGTGGTTTGGCCACTCAAAATACTTGGATCATAAATGGTTAATAATCCAGAAGGGTTATAAAATAAGTTATCTTTATGTCTTTTACCTTTGTAACTCGGATACGTAATATTCGTAACTTGATCCATTTTAGGGTCAAAGGTCAAATCCGTAACCTCAGTCCCATTTTTGACCATTTTGTTCATATTCCCAGAGGTATCATAGGTGAAGGACCATGTGGTTGGATCATTGGTGTACGTTACATTTGTGATTTCATTCAAGTTATTGTGCTGATAATGTGTTATCCCTCCAGTAGGATATTCGATATCAGTGATATTACCTATTTCATCTCGATAATAAGTTGTAGTATGATTTAACGCATCTGTAAAACTCTTGATTTCGCCAAAAGAATTATAAGTTTGGCTTGTTGTGGCAATCACTACACCGGTCGAATTGTTCACATATTTAACTTTGTCAACATTCCCGGTCGTTGTGTTGTATACAAGTTCCTTCCTAAGTCCAGTGGCATCTTCAGTAGCCGTTACGCGATCAAGCCAATCATATTCGAAAGAGGCATATGTCCCATCAATCGGAAAATCAATTCTGGTTAGATTCCCTCTTGGATCGACATTATAAGTAGTAGTGTCACCATCTTCATCTGTTGTACGTGTTACATAATTTCCACTATTATCATAATCGTAACTAGTAAATAGATTTTGCTCTTCAAATCTAGCAGCATCTACAAGGAGCTTCCCATTCGAATTATCCGTCAACGTAATAAAAGCTTTAACATATTTTGCTTGAGGGTACTTCTTCGAATCAAGTTCCACACCAAATCGTTTCCACTGTTCTGAAGTACCATTAATTAACTTTGATTGTACAGTGCCAAGTGCAACCTTGTTTGCATCATAATAACGGATATTTAAATAAGCTCCATTATTCGTAATGCCCTCAGCTTTCGTCATGGCAGTAAACGTATAGGTGCTACCAGCTTCTACAGGCTCTAGATGATCCTGGGCAACCATTGAGTATGACGGACCACCTGTCAGCTGAGCATATCGCTCTCCTATAAAGGCTTTTTCATCATTTGCAACTACAATCGGTGTTTTACTTCCGACCAACTGCCAAGCATAATTTTTTCCATCTCCATTATAGTCATACATTTCAAAGCTTCCGTTTTGGATGATGTTGTATTGACTGATCATCGGATTACCTTGAATTTCTTTCTTGACTACAATATCGTCAAACCAGGCTTTACCCGTTTCATTCTTCAAACGTGTATAGACCGCGAAACCATTATAGTCCTTATCTGTTACTTTAGAATCTTCACTGAATTCCCAATCGTGTGTACCAGTATTAAAGTACGCAGAATTCCAGTGTGTCGTTCCGTCGGTATAGTCGATTCTCATTAAGATGTCATACTTACCACTTG from Pseudalkalibacillus sp. SCS-8 includes the following:
- a CDS encoding SMI1/KNR4 family protein yields the protein MEEFLLEFDKNEPTSLSVINDFEKQATKILPTDYANFMITANGGEGSVGSSYLILWKIEDINKLNQAYDVEEFASGLLIIGSDGGDTAYCINYRKEDIFFVKVPFIGMSIDMVEVCGESFNDFLRYLYELE
- a CDS encoding polymorphic toxin-type HINT domain-containing protein, whose translation is MMIVALLIPMLQPYEQANAVTNKEESTNFITPPVKSFPKKSERPVELKTKRTKNQKVLYNPDGTFTTKIYSKPIHYKNKKGNWKEINNDFVLKGKKFVNKENRFKVKLDKTISQRVELDDSYIQLTPTNTSKYKLKNQDNKITYTNVYRNVDISYTMFGESLKEDIVLLDKDAQTTFVFEVDTNLTPVLNKNGDLEFLDENKQVIFLSPKPFAYDDNGVYTEDVHYEINNTNNTYELQVVLNEAWAHDSNRKFPIIVDPTITNRSEDDEIKDAFIASGYPTQNYDPRGWLAIATNGYGINRTLIDLEMPSLISGANITNVTLDLYQYTSSTDITTAQLFPVTKEWDVKTVNWNNQPTIDSNKILAQYTGNEISTWSFSGTDLTNFIRDIYAGKEVFHGFMIKALDESQDRKGFYSSESGNAPELSITYEVKNEGMESFWAFDNGVNLLTGNFVTGGTDFLLPGRGIPIGISRNYNSQSDYTSPHLGDNWRFDFEMHLNTTTSTGDTDPITFTDEDGTDHIFIYDQKLKKYIPPSGIQLKLYKDKSSGYRYIESVDKTKYRFTSTGELNQIEDSNGNITTFEYTIIHYKKRVISKITDTSGRSITFSYLNPDAVWITGDASIMPFDIIYTKNASNQLVSVKKISHTTSDVVETKFEYSGDNLSAIIDNSGNRTEIQYDAKDQVESFTQVATDTLITSYRYSETGEGVQTIKTNPKGIKTRFTVNGHGNLTKVEKDFNESTGTSKRTFEQVWDENNMLAKVIDPKGNSTVVSYDENGNTEEIQNAKGHKTLMKYDDDRNMTQVTGFMGDTYKSYYDSKGNQQSSVSMVSSGTINDYQDNGNLEQSSSPISLGYNLIRNSGFEDWDSTLPEYWFDFTATGGGSGRITKDTTVKKNGENSLQLYSTSTIGKANVVSEPIPVFGNIIYNLSWDVTTSNLNKAEFWVRYLDSNHQLLSEEKVTELSGDDGAGWTRQSSKITIPDYAWYVKVQIKVDTGKVWLDNVQLQESAFVNDYNFTTNNGFESDHNQDGLPDNWKSSSSNGSEDGLDTSVSKTKKNSVYIEGNTTSSQFFVQEFNIPGKKGDKLIWSGYSKSENVTNTSGKYDILMRIDYTDGTTHWNSAYFNTGTHDWEFSEDSKVTDKDYNGFAVYTRLKNETGKAWFDDIVVKKEIQGNPMISQYNIIQNGSFEMYDYNGDGKNYAWQLVGSKTPIVVANDEKAFIGERYAQLTGGPSYSMVAQDHLEPVEAGSTYTFTAMTKAEGITNNGAYLNIRYYDANKVALGTVQSKLINGTSEQWKRFGVELDSKKYPQAKYVKAFITLTDNSNGKLLVDAARFEEQNLFTSYDYDNSGNYVTRTTDEDGDTTTYNVDPRGNLTRIDFPIDGTYASFEYDWLDRVTATEDATGLRKELVYNTTTGNVDKVKYVNNSTGVVIATTSQTYNSFGEIKSFTDALNHTTTYYRDEIGNITDIEYPTGGITHYQHNNLNEITNVTYTNDPTTWSFTYDTSGNMNKMVKNGTEVTDLTFDPKMDQVTNITYPSYKGKRHKDNLFYNPSGLLTIYDPSILSGQTTHDYYDSGMPSSTQGANGETLLMMYDESGRISKIETQLKNGKTSETEYKYTESGFMEKAIQIVDGNVKIHDTFSYDANGNLISINHYDGSKDEYTYDVGNRLTKEVHKDQNGTITNEISYSYDVMGNRTSMTKNNSTITYTYDTANQLTSINGSNTTHDANGNLKSDAKYQYFYDVEDQLVRVENGASSVVSEYEYDYEGLRTKKVTSQKTEYYYYMAGELSYITDENNNLKYSFTRTSTNRLVSMTDHTGTSPKTYEFVMNHRGDVLGLRDTNGTLVVEYEYDAWGNILSKTGSVKLGNGKYLKDENPFRYAGDVYDEETGFYYLKQRYYNPETGRFLTRDDVPSHNLYVYAGNNPSTFTDANGNFFDTLLDIASTVVSAVRFAKKPSWKNAGYLAWDLAATFVPFVPGSYSYKAVKYGKSYAGNMLRKMKSVSYRSSRKASKGKACNCFTAGTKVLTDQGEKPIDEIKVGDKVLAKSDKTGEVAYKDVVGLFQKQADEIYYIHIGDEIIEVTAEHPFWLEGIGWTLVKDLNVGDLLHSSDGTQLAIEKIEKEPRQATVYNFEVADYHSYFVSNLGIWVHNCSVKGKGKDLVKSNKGNEYDITPMPNHTTTTSVPNPNKGIPSSSVDILDKKTGQIKTRRYHDIEGRALRDVDFTNHGNPKSHPEWPHEHIFEWDRSGSFRRK
- a CDS encoding Imm26 family immunity protein — encoded protein: MSKFKNNVGDVFEIPIEINKIGYGRILIIDYPIIFCEFYNIIPSKKYTLNELKEKETILSIWCSNHGLRKGEWNVVGNIPIETEVILPYFWKKDAFNPNQILLVPGEYFMKEDEDAHSIVTTAEKRGDSQPYGVFGHDAVKIRYSHELEKNN